A window of Palaemon carinicauda isolate YSFRI2023 unplaced genomic scaffold, ASM3689809v2 scaffold2285, whole genome shotgun sequence contains these coding sequences:
- the LOC137636089 gene encoding uncharacterized protein encodes MPSKAILVRAIHTSSSVQKTTAPKDIPAPKDIPAPKEIPAVKEIPAPKEILDLKAIPDLKEIPAPKETPVPKEIPSPRETLAQKKIPAPKKTQALIDTLAPKETPAPKILAPKETLVPKEILTPKKTPAPEVIPSPKEILAPKETLAPEEIPAPKETPPPKVTPSLKEILAPKETLAPKEIPAPKETLASKEIPAPKEISGSKKDTGSKRDSVCNRYSGSKRDSGYRRDSGSKRDCGSKRDSGSKRDYGSKRDFGSKKRLRLQKRFRLQKRLRLQNRLRLKKRLWFPKRFWLQKRLLLQKRLQLQKRFRLQKRLRPKTFRLQKKTGSKRDSGYERDSRSKRDNGSRSLLSRYLT; translated from the exons TTCGTCGGTTCAAAAGACTACGGCTCCAAAAGATATTCCGGCTCCAAAAGATATTCCGGCTCCAAAAGAGATTCCTGCTGTAAAAGAGATCCCGGCTCCAAAAGAGATTCTGGATCTTAAAGCGATTCCGGATCTAAAAGAGATTCCGGCCCCAAAAGAGACTCCGGTTCCAAAAGAGATTCCGTCTCCAAGAGAGACTTTGGCTCAAAAAAAGATTCCGGCTCCAAAAAAGACTCAGGCTCTAATAGACACTCTGGCTCCAAAAGAGACTCCGGCTCCTAAA ATTCTGGCTCCAAAAGAGACTTTGGTTCCAAAAGAGATTCTGACTCCAAAAAAGACTCCGGCTCCAGAAGTGATTCCATCTCCAAAAGAGATTCTGGCTCCAAAAGAGACTTTGGCTCCAGAAGAGATTCCGGCTCCAAAAGAGACCCCGCCTCCTAAAGTGACTCCGTCTCTAAAAGAGATTCTGGCTCCAAAAGAGACTCTGGCTCCAAAAGAGATTCCGGCTCCAAAAGAGACTTTGGCTTCAAAAGAGATTCCAGCTCCAAAAGAGATATCCGGCTCCAAAAAAGACACCGGCTCCAAAAGAGATTCCGTCTGCAATAGATATTCCGGCTCCAAAAGAGATTCTGGCTACAGAAGAGACTCCGGCTCCAAAAGAGACTGCGGCTCCAAAAGAGACTCTGGCTCCAAAAGAGATTACGGCTCCAAAAGAGATTTCGGCTCTAAAAAAAGACTCCGTCTCCAAAAGAGATTCCGGCTCCAAAAAAGACTCCGGCTCCAAAACAGACTCCGGCTAAAAAAGAGACTCTGGTTCCCAAAGAGATTCTGGCTCCAAAAAAGACTCCTGCTCCAAAAGAGACTCCAACTCCAAAAGAGATTCCGGCTCCAAAAAAGACTCCGTCCAAAGACATTCCGGCTCCAAAAAAAGACTGGCTCCAAAAGAGATTCTGGCTACGAAAGAGATTCCCGCTCCAAAAGAGACAACGGCTCCAGAAGTTTACTTTCCCGATATTTAACATGA